In the genome of Syngnathoides biaculeatus isolate LvHL_M chromosome 14, ASM1980259v1, whole genome shotgun sequence, one region contains:
- the LOC133512408 gene encoding motor neuron and pancreas homeobox protein 1-like isoform X3, whose amino-acid sequence MASRVEKSQKFRIEALLAHDVDRRQDGDEATYTGRSPVRSPHSETLSPPRPPSAPLQARPGNTPDAPVYDFSLQAGFAAMHAGGLFGMHPRSLYPLPPAFACPGFPQLVQPYPGHPKGGSVAGLHPLEPWIRGGMTFPRLAENLAAPAQAGLLGKCRKPRTAFTSQQLLALENQFKLNKYLSRPKRFEVKIWFQNRRMKWKRSRKAKDQANPVSQLSDGERADSVQLQADSPRSSLEDEDELEGQQEDEEPSALPGSLCYLLKRGGGVTGNYSSYLQDEPEEGSSRKSGVFKQV is encoded by the exons ATGGCCTCTCGTGTCGAGAAATCGCAAAAGTTCCGTATCGAGGCGCTGCTGGCTCACGATGTTGACCGGAGGCAGGACGGCGATGAGGCAACCTACACCGGGCGTAGTCCCGTCCGCAGCCCGCACTCCGAGACTCTCTCCCCGCCTCGGCCTCCCAGCGCTCCGCTGCAGGCCCGGCCGGGGAACACCCCCGACGCCCCCGTCTACGACTTCTCCCTGCAGGCGGGATTCGCCGCGATGCACGCCGGGGGGTTGTTCGGAATGCACCCGAGGTCCTTGTACCCTTTGCCGCCTGCATTTGCGTGTCCCGGCTTTCCGCAGCTGGTCCAGCCTTACCCGGGGCACCCGAAAGGGGGCAGCGTGGCCGGGCTGCACCCGCTGGAGCCCTGGATCCGAGGCGGGATGACGTTCCCCAGGCTTGCAGAGAATTTAG CAGCGCCAGCCCAAGCAGGTTTACTGGGGAAGTGCCGGAAGCCCAGGACCGCGTTCACCAGCCAGCAGCTGTTGGCACTTGAAAACCAGTTCAAGCTCAACAAGTACCTGTCCAGACCCAAACGCTTCGAG GTTAAGATCTGGTTCCAGAACAGGCGAATGAAGTGGAAGAGAAGCCGTAAAGCCAAGGACCAGGCCAACCCGGTGTCCCAACTGAGTGACGGCGAAAGGGCGGACAGTGTCCAACTCCAAGCGGACTCTCCCAGGTCCAGCCTGGAGGATGAAGATGAGCTGGAAGGCCAGCAAGAGGATGAGGAGCCGAGTGCACTGCCGGGTTCTCTATGCTACCTCTTGAAGCGCGGTGGAGGAGTCACAGGGAACTATAGCTCTTATTTACAAGATGAGCCGGAGGAGGGAAGTTCGAGGAAAAGTGGGGTTTTCAAACAAGTATAG
- the LOC133512408 gene encoding motor neuron and pancreas homeobox protein 1-like isoform X2 → MASRVEKSQKFRIEALLAHDVDRRQDGDEATYTGRSPVRSPHSETLSPPRPPSAPLQARPGNTPDAPVYDFSLQAGFAAMHAGGLFGMHPRSLYPLPPAFACPGFPQLVQPYPGHPKGGSVAGLHPLEPWIRGGMTFPRLAENLAPAQAGLLGKCRKPRTAFTSQQLLALENQFKLNKYLSRPKRFEVATSLMLTETQVKIWFQNRRMKWKRSRKAKDQANPVSQLSDGERADSVQLQADSPRSSLEDEDELEGQQEDEEPSALPGSLCYLLKRGGGVTGNYSSYLQDEPEEGSSRKSGVFKQV, encoded by the exons ATGGCCTCTCGTGTCGAGAAATCGCAAAAGTTCCGTATCGAGGCGCTGCTGGCTCACGATGTTGACCGGAGGCAGGACGGCGATGAGGCAACCTACACCGGGCGTAGTCCCGTCCGCAGCCCGCACTCCGAGACTCTCTCCCCGCCTCGGCCTCCCAGCGCTCCGCTGCAGGCCCGGCCGGGGAACACCCCCGACGCCCCCGTCTACGACTTCTCCCTGCAGGCGGGATTCGCCGCGATGCACGCCGGGGGGTTGTTCGGAATGCACCCGAGGTCCTTGTACCCTTTGCCGCCTGCATTTGCGTGTCCCGGCTTTCCGCAGCTGGTCCAGCCTTACCCGGGGCACCCGAAAGGGGGCAGCGTGGCCGGGCTGCACCCGCTGGAGCCCTGGATCCGAGGCGGGATGACGTTCCCCAGGCTTGCAGAGAATTTAG CGCCAGCCCAAGCAGGTTTACTGGGGAAGTGCCGGAAGCCCAGGACCGCGTTCACCAGCCAGCAGCTGTTGGCACTTGAAAACCAGTTCAAGCTCAACAAGTACCTGTCCAGACCCAAACGCTTCGAGGTGGCTACATCACTCATGCTCACAGAGACTCAG GTTAAGATCTGGTTCCAGAACAGGCGAATGAAGTGGAAGAGAAGCCGTAAAGCCAAGGACCAGGCCAACCCGGTGTCCCAACTGAGTGACGGCGAAAGGGCGGACAGTGTCCAACTCCAAGCGGACTCTCCCAGGTCCAGCCTGGAGGATGAAGATGAGCTGGAAGGCCAGCAAGAGGATGAGGAGCCGAGTGCACTGCCGGGTTCTCTATGCTACCTCTTGAAGCGCGGTGGAGGAGTCACAGGGAACTATAGCTCTTATTTACAAGATGAGCCGGAGGAGGGAAGTTCGAGGAAAAGTGGGGTTTTCAAACAAGTATAG
- the LOC133512408 gene encoding motor neuron and pancreas homeobox protein 1-like isoform X1, with protein MASRVEKSQKFRIEALLAHDVDRRQDGDEATYTGRSPVRSPHSETLSPPRPPSAPLQARPGNTPDAPVYDFSLQAGFAAMHAGGLFGMHPRSLYPLPPAFACPGFPQLVQPYPGHPKGGSVAGLHPLEPWIRGGMTFPRLAENLAAPAQAGLLGKCRKPRTAFTSQQLLALENQFKLNKYLSRPKRFEVATSLMLTETQVKIWFQNRRMKWKRSRKAKDQANPVSQLSDGERADSVQLQADSPRSSLEDEDELEGQQEDEEPSALPGSLCYLLKRGGGVTGNYSSYLQDEPEEGSSRKSGVFKQV; from the exons ATGGCCTCTCGTGTCGAGAAATCGCAAAAGTTCCGTATCGAGGCGCTGCTGGCTCACGATGTTGACCGGAGGCAGGACGGCGATGAGGCAACCTACACCGGGCGTAGTCCCGTCCGCAGCCCGCACTCCGAGACTCTCTCCCCGCCTCGGCCTCCCAGCGCTCCGCTGCAGGCCCGGCCGGGGAACACCCCCGACGCCCCCGTCTACGACTTCTCCCTGCAGGCGGGATTCGCCGCGATGCACGCCGGGGGGTTGTTCGGAATGCACCCGAGGTCCTTGTACCCTTTGCCGCCTGCATTTGCGTGTCCCGGCTTTCCGCAGCTGGTCCAGCCTTACCCGGGGCACCCGAAAGGGGGCAGCGTGGCCGGGCTGCACCCGCTGGAGCCCTGGATCCGAGGCGGGATGACGTTCCCCAGGCTTGCAGAGAATTTAG CAGCGCCAGCCCAAGCAGGTTTACTGGGGAAGTGCCGGAAGCCCAGGACCGCGTTCACCAGCCAGCAGCTGTTGGCACTTGAAAACCAGTTCAAGCTCAACAAGTACCTGTCCAGACCCAAACGCTTCGAGGTGGCTACATCACTCATGCTCACAGAGACTCAG GTTAAGATCTGGTTCCAGAACAGGCGAATGAAGTGGAAGAGAAGCCGTAAAGCCAAGGACCAGGCCAACCCGGTGTCCCAACTGAGTGACGGCGAAAGGGCGGACAGTGTCCAACTCCAAGCGGACTCTCCCAGGTCCAGCCTGGAGGATGAAGATGAGCTGGAAGGCCAGCAAGAGGATGAGGAGCCGAGTGCACTGCCGGGTTCTCTATGCTACCTCTTGAAGCGCGGTGGAGGAGTCACAGGGAACTATAGCTCTTATTTACAAGATGAGCCGGAGGAGGGAAGTTCGAGGAAAAGTGGGGTTTTCAAACAAGTATAG